TTCATGTTTTTGTTCAAGCTGGGCTGGAGCACGTTTGGGTATGCTTTCACTCACTGAAAAGTGGTTGGTAAAATACTTTCTTCTCCATCGTGGACACTGATGTGTCTCTTGAGGTGATTGGCCGATATGAAAGTCTTTTCACACTGTGGGCATCGGAACTGCTTGCATCCTTTATGTATACTAAGGTGCACTTTGAGTGAGCCTGACTGGGCGAAGCGCTTGCCGCAGTGGCTGCAGCCGTAGCGTCTCTCCCCCGTGTGTACGCTCTGGTGTCGCTTGAGGTTGCTGGAGTCGGAGAAGCGCTTCCCGCACTGCATGCAGCTGAACGGCTTCTCCCCGGTGTGAACCCTAAGGTGTGTCTTGAGGTTCTTCAGACACGCCAAAGTCTTACCACAGAAACTACAAATGAACCGGTTACCTGCTGTGCCGTCTTGGTTGTAATTCACAGCGTCGTTATTATGACTGTCATGGGAGACCCAACCATCAGTCATTACCAAGGCATTGGATCCAGTCTCCATGCCTTTTCGCACAGTCATGTGAGGCTCATCTGAGGGAAACGGCACCCTCTGTCTATTGTCTCTGTAAGCTACAGGTTGTTTGTGCTCAGTTATGGAGCGACTCACCTTGTTCATCGAAAAGGGAAAACTATTCTCTGACTCAGAATTAAGAGGTACAACATCCACATGAGAGTAAGAGCACTCAGGAAGATCAGCCCCAGGACCCTGGGTGCTAAGGGTCCCAAGTTGTCTGGGGGGCTCAAACATCATACAATCAAAGCCTGCATGGTCAAGTATTCCATCACCATCTTCCAATGCTGGGGTTTGAGATCGTTTGTTCACACTCATATTTTCATTTGATTCTGGCAAGAGGCTGTTGTCTGTTTCACCACTCACCCATAAACAAGAGCTGGCGTTCTCCTGTTTGCTGATTGATTGAGCAGCCTCTGTGTCGATGTTGGAATGCCTTTCTCCTCCAACACAGGGATTTAAAGCTCCtacaacatcaacaacacagtGTGTGAATCACTGAACTGGATGCTCATGAAGGTAATCAAATACTACATATCAGTCAAAGGATATGAGCAATTTCTGAGAAATGTATTAGTATAAATCTAGTCTAGTCTATATGAAAGCCAAAAATATTGCCATGAAATCTATTGTACTTATAATTAAATCAATTTATGAATTGTACGCAGTACAGTCTAACATTATTGCAATCATTTTACATGACAGTATTCATGTATCATGTTTTTTTCCAAAAGGCGTAATGAAGACACTTTTTTAAGCCCGTCTCCCATTTAATTACCGGTACTCAGTCTCTCTCGTTTGTTATGATTGTCCCAGGCTTCTTCCCGCCTCTCCTCTTTGATGGTAGGTGATTTGGACTTTCTCTCATCCAACGCTGCAGGCTGTTAGACACAAGGTTGGGTAAAATCAATTGGGATGCAagatataattaagcaataaggcacgagggggtgtggtatatgaccaatataccacggctaaaggctGTTCTTATGTGCGACGCTtcgtggagtgcctggacacagcccttagccgtggtatattggccatataccacaaacccccgaggtgccttattgctattataaactggttaccaacgtaattagcgCAGTAAAACGAAATGTTTTGTTATACCCATGGTAttcggtctgatataccatggctgtcagccaatcagcattcagggctggaaTCACACAGTTAAAACTGGGAATAATGCTCTGTACAGTCAAAGTCATAAAGACAGCTGAAAAAAAGATATAACACAAGAACACTAACAGTTCAGTAAACAGGATCACTTGATTACAAAATTACCACTAGCATGGGTGGGCTATACGTCATATTTACATTCAGACCTAGGTTGTGTTGATAACCACTGAAATATTAGGCTGCCCTTTCTGAAACAAGTGTGGACAAATGCTTACCTTTCCATAGGCGGAAATCCCAGGGGGGACGGGGGGGACACGATCCCCCCATCCTGGGAAAAATATGATATGTCCCCCCCAATAGATCACTGTAAACATGATGTCATTAGGCAGATCAGGCAACAGAGGGcacacagacagcagagctggggacagatggGCAGGGACAGACTGGCAAAGACAGGGAGTCTCAGGTAAGTTTGTTGAGTCTTTGTTTGGCAACATTATGAAAGGTTCTCAATTTTTTAGATTTTTTACTTGTAAAATAGGGACATAATTGGAAAATGCCATGGATACCCCCACTCTCAACTTAAACTGGTGACTGAACTAAGATTTGTTTAAGGCAATGGTATTGCTGTTGTGATTAATTGTGTAGTTTTGGGTAGCGGTAGTTAGGAGTACGGCAAACACCTTATTTCATTTCTAGGAGATAGACTGTGAGGCAGTGAGGGTGGTGAAAGGGCCAAGGAGAGACTTCAGAGGACAGTGTCACAGCCATGGCAGGACCAGGTGTAAatcttgttgccagcagcaccagtataggggacagtggcacagccacggtaggaccaggtgtcaaccttgttgccatctgcaccagtataggggacagtggcacagcatTGTCCAGTTACCTCAGTGATGGCACAAAACCATATCAGCCACACCCACAATTTATAGAACCGCAAACTCTTGCCAACAGTGTTGACGTTTCAAGAGAGATGGTTTTGCAATTTCCCCTGGCTACATTATAATCAATCAATAAAAGGAGTTTTGTGTTTTCAGTGGAGCCAAGGGTTTTCAAGCCAGCCATCTTTTGGCCAAAGAGCGGATGCTGCCTTCATTAGTGCAGGATTTAGGAACTGGAGAAAAGCCTTTGTAAAATTTACAGCCCATCAAAACTGCCAAACCCACCACCACTGTGTAACTGTAACAGCACACCAGCTAAATCCAATCAATGTCCAGTTATCCAGCGTGTGGAAATGACGAAAGCTACCTTGCACTGTATGAGAAAGCAACAACATTGATCGAATCCATTGAGACACACTCAAGACGATTTGCTGGCAAAGCAGTGGATCACTATAGGGCAGAATTGTTTTAAGTGTTGGATGGTGTGGATGTTCAGTTTGGCCACCATTTTGACCAGGACAGTCTAAACATTCTGCAAAAGTTGGAAAGCGTGCTTCTCACGGAGGAGTTGGATGAGTCTCTAGATCAGTACCCTGAGCTGAACATAGATTCTTTTTCAGTGCAGTTGCCTCTCTTTCGCAAGAAATACCCCTGTAGCAGCAGTGGAGAGGCAGCAGAGGTCCTCAGGAGGCTTCCAGTGCAGGTGTGGGGGTTGGTTGACCAAGTTGAGGTGCTGATCAgaattttgtctgtaatgtacaTAAAGACAGGCTGGACAGTCTTGAGGGAAAATATCTGCCATCAATTGGTTGGATCCATTGAAACCCTCAAACATATGTTCAGTTGTTTTGTTCAGTAGTGTGTATAGCAGTGGGTCTCAACCTTTTTTGAGTACTGGAACCCCTGCATATTTTGAGGAAAGGCAGGCAAGGTTTTGAGTGGTCCTCCTCAGGGACCTCCACCCCCTCTATATTATATGTAAAGTTAGTGGAATCCTTGTGCTGCTGAATACGTTCATTACACTTTTTTATTTCATGGACCCCTTGACATAACACCAGGGACCCACCTACCCTGTTTGAGAACCCCTGGTGTATAGTATGatatttgttattttgtttagtagtTTTTAGTACATGACAGTACACTtactaattatttattttatttaatttaaaatgGCATACTTTGTGTGACATACTTGTCAATAGCTGTTGTTTGAAGAGTTGAGACACTGACTGAACAATAACTAGGTTTTTCATTGAAGTAGTTATTTTGCTTTTAGAACTGAACTTATTCTGAGTGTTTTGTTATTGTAAAGATGTTGTAATAGACTCAAACCAGTGGGACATATTTAATGACTATATAAATGAATCagaaaaagttaaataaaaaggtccGTTCAGTGCGGAGACCAACTTTGTGATGGTTCTCAATGGAGATTATTTGAGAAGAGATCGCATCATGTTCATTGTATTTATGAAACCTGCACCCATACAGTGTACAGTACCATTACCACCTACTGGCCTTGCTTGGTATTGCTGGTTGTAAATACAAATACCTGCATACATACTGGACTGATAAGGAACACTGCtataactattattattattagtattataatGATTTAAACATTTTAACAAGTTGGGACAACCCTTCAGTTAACTACTGTACCTATCAATtatccagtagtagtagtaattatggTTCCTCAATATACATCTCTCAcccttccggcgccgacagagatggccgcctcgcttcgcgttcctaggaaactatgcagttttttgtttttttacgtgttatttcttacattagtaccccaggtcatcttaggtttcattacatacagtcgagaagaactactgaatataagatcagcgtcaactcaccatcagtacgaccaagattatgattttcgcgacgcggatcctgtgttctgcctttcaaacacgacaacggaatggatcccatgcagcgacccaaaaaaacgactcagaaaaagagggaaacgaggtggccttctggtcagactccggagacgggcacatcgtgcaccactccctagcattcttctcgccaatgtccagtctcttgacaacaaggttgatgaaatccgagcaagggtagcattccagagggacagagactaacgttctttgcttcacggaaacatggctcactggagagacgctatccgaagcggtgcagccaacgggtttctccacgcatcgcgccgacagaaacaaacacctttctggtaagaagaggggcgggggcgtatgccttatggctaacgagacatggtgtgatgaaagaaacatacaggaactcaaatcgttctgttcacctgatttagaattcctcacaatcaaatgtcgaccacattatctaccaagagaattctcttcgattataatcacagccatatatatccccccccaagcagacacatcgatggctctgaactaactttatttgactctttgcaaactggaatccatttatccggaggctgcattcattgtagctggggattttaacaaggctaatctgaaaacaagactccctaaatttgatcagcatatcgattgcgcaaccaggggtggaaaaaccttggatcattgttactctaacttccgcgacgcatataaggtcctgccccgcccccctttcggaaaagctgaccacaactccattttgttgatccctgcctacagacagaaactaaaaaaagaagctcccacgcttaggtctgtccaacgctggtccgaccaagctgactccacactccaagactgcttccatcacatggactgggatatgtttcgtattgcgtcagataacaatattgacgaatacgctgattcggtgtgcgagttcattagaacgtgcgttgaagatgtcgttcccatagcaacgattaaaacattccctaaccagaaaccgtggattgacggcagcattcgcgtgaaacaaagcgcgaaccactgcttttaatcagggcaaggtgactggtaacatgaccgaatacaaacagtgcagctattccctccggaaggctatcaaacaagctaagcgtcagtacagagacaaagtagaatctcatttcaacggctcagacacaagaggcatgtggcagggtctacagtcaatcacggactacaagaagaaaaccagcccagtcacggaccaggatgtcttgctcccaggcagactaaataacttttttgcccgctttgaggacaatacagtgccactgacacggcctgcaacgaaaacatgcggactctccttcactgcagccgaggtgagtaagacatttaaacgtgttaaccctcgcaaggctgcaggcccagacggcatccccagccgcgccctcagagcatgcgcagaccaggtgtgtttacggacatattcaatcaatccctataccagtctgctgttcccacatgcttcaagagggccaccattgttcctgttcccaagaaagctaaggtaactgagctaaacgactaccgccccgtagcactcacttccgtcatcatgaagtgctttgagagactagtcaaggaccatatcacctccaccctacctgacaccctaaacccactccaatttgcttaccgcccaaataggtccacagacgatgcaatctcaaccacactgcacactgccctaacccatctggacaagaggaatacctatgtgagaatgctgttcatcgactacagctcggcattcaacaccatagtaccctccaagctcgtcatcaagctcgagaccctgggtcttgaccccgccctgtgcaactgggtactggacttcctgacgggccgcccccaggtggtgagggtaggcaacaacatctccaccccgctgatcctcaacactggggccccacaagggtgcgttctgagccctctcctgtactccctgttcatccacgactgcgtggccacgcacgcctccaactcaatcatcaagtttgcggacgacacaacagtggtaggcttgattaccaacaacgacgagacggcctacagggaggaggtgagggccctcggagtgtggtgtcaggaaaataacctcacactcaacgtcaacaaaactaaggagatgattgtggacttcaggaaacagcagatggaacaccgccctatccacatcgatgggacagtagtggagagggtagaaagttttaagttcctcggcatacacatcacagacaaactgaattggtccactcacacagacagcatcgtgaagaaggcgcagcagcgcctcttcaacctcaggagactgaagaaattcggcttgtcaccaaaagcactcacaaacttctacagatgcacaatcgagagcatcctggcgggctgtatcaccgcctggtacggcaactgccccgcccacaaccgtaaggctctccagagggtagtgaggtctgcacaacgcatcaccgggggcaaactacctgccctccaggacacctacaccacccgatgttacaggaaggccataaagatcatcaaggacaacaaccacccgagccactgcctgttcaccccgctatcatccagaaggcgaggtcagtacaggtgcatcaaagctgggaccgagagactgaaaaacagcttctatctcaaggccatcagactgttaaacagccaccactaacatcgagtggctgctgccaacacactgacccaactccagccactttaataatgggaattgatgggaaatgatgtaaaatatatcactagccactttaaacaatgctaccttatataatgttacataccctacattattcatttcatatgcatacgtatgtACTGtgctctatatcatctactgcatccttgtgtaatacatgtatcactagccactttaactatgccactttgtttacatactcatctcatatgtatatactgtacttgataccatctactgtatcttgcctatgttgctctgtaccatcactcattcatatatctttatgtacatattctttatccccttacactgtgtataagacaatagttttggaattgttagttagattacttgttggttattactgcattgtcggaactagaagcacaagcatttcgctacactcgcattaacatctgctaaccatgtgtatgtgacaaataaaatttgatttgatttacatttaACATATTACAACGTAGGCTATGTGTTACAGCACTACTTTTGGTGTCCCCCTCAGGAATTGCTATTGAGAGAATGTCATGTAATTGTCCCCTCCAAAGTTGATATCAGATTTTCGCCCCTGTACCTTTCTCTGTGTGGTAGTCTGTCCAGTATCACCTGAGGACTTTCCGTCCCTAAACAGGCTGGTGACCAACTGGGAATCAACTCCTCTCCGACAATGTACCTCGCCTAAAATTAGCAGACAAGGGAAATGGTTGAcattcacacacaacacactttATCAATGGTGTCTTGATAAGTTGGTTTCTAAAATGATGTAACCTATAAATGTAATTAGTATGCGTTCTATTGGAACCGCCGAATCTTACCGACTGATGTCCTTCTCGATTCCATGCCAAAGTGAGTTCGAGAACGACTGTGCGCGAGGATTGAGCTTCCCATTCCCGCTCTCGGAGTACTCGCACGAGACACTTTCAGCTCCATCATCCGTAGTTTTCTCCTCAACGCTTCATTCTCCTTCTGCCCTTGAGATATCTCCAAATGCAGGACCGCATAGCCATTGTCAACAAGCTCGCAGATTTCAGCCACGGCCGCGTTAGCTAAAACCTCCATGATGGAGGCTAGCTGAGTGTGAAAAGCAACGTCATTTGCCATTATTTGACCGAAAATGGCCTTCGAATAAGTAATTGTTAATGGATGTGTAGTGTAGAAGCAAAAGGCTGTTGAAAAGTACAGATAGATGCAGACACCTCGAAATCAAATTTGGTGTAGTTCACTAAAAAGTAAACAGAGGACCACCAGCGTCGGTCGCCTTTTCTTCTTCTTTGATGAGGTTTAATGGCAGCtggcatccaataaatgttgcattaccgccacctactagactggagtacaactccctaatactttgcttgaaaaaaataaaaataaaataccttATCTGCACCACTCAcaaaaaaacaaatcaaataataaaaaagtaacaccaccaaactccactatttaaatatatttagtcctacctcacaccctgtaactcttctgatgtcaagtctcgtatacccaaatacctctctgcagctgccaacACAACCTCAATTTTCTGCGACTTAcattccatccctgcagtacagttgataaccatttcAATAAATGCTAAAACTCtaatcttactgaaacatatatcaattgttggcctatccctctgtactggtacagatctactacacacaccactcctTAACGTacgtcctctcaggatccctcccccttgacccatcttcctctactttcttcactgcctcagcatatgacaacatctgcactactctaaccctggaaacctcaacctgcttCTCTCGCAcaggacatttctgatccccagccccatgggcacccctacaattaCCACCtaccactactttccccaatTTCTTTATCTTCTTCTTCTTTTAGCTTTATTGGCAGACTACAATCGATACGGTGTATTGTTGCCACCTACTGTACGGGTAGTGAAACAAATATATACAAATCCATAGCAACCATAAGCTTCTCTTTTCAGTACCAGGGTCTTCTTCTTCGTGGGAGAGGCTATACCAAAGATgttttataactaacccaagatggaccagagcctgtcatttccaatgggagcaaatCAATTaaatcatagtgggcagaacaagaacaagcaaggaggtgggcaggtccaagcacgagctagtgagatcctattggcgcgttctagcATTTCATTGTATATTTCTGTTATGGAACGCCTacgatcaatcaatcaaatgtctttataaagccctttttacatcagccgatgtcacaaagtgatatacagaaacccagcctaaaacccccaaacagcaagcaatgtgaTGTGCTAGTGTGCAATAACTAAATTCGCCTTTGCACTCCTTAACAACATCATTTTTGTTTtactttggcaaagggtaaagtctacaaaacgcagtccactctgttatagattctagttttggaaacagaaaatgttagggagatcaaatgtttaattgATGAGAAAAT
The Oncorhynchus nerka isolate Pitt River linkage group LG28, Oner_Uvic_2.0, whole genome shotgun sequence genome window above contains:
- the LOC115112940 gene encoding zinc finger protein 616-like isoform X1 yields the protein MANDVAFHTQLASIMEVLANAAVAEICELVDNGYAVLHLEISQGQKENEALRRKLRMMELKVSRASTPRAGMGSSILAHSRSRTHFGMESRRTSVGEVHCRRGVDSQLVTSLFRDGKSSGDTGQTTTQRKPAALDERKSKSPTIKEERREEAWDNHNKRERLSTGALNPCVGGERHSNIDTEAAQSISKQENASSCLWVSGETDNSLLPESNENMSVNKRSQTPALEDGDGILDHAGFDCMMFEPPRQLGTLSTQGPGADLPECSYSHVDVVPLNSESENSFPFSMNKVSRSITEHKQPVAYRDNRQRVPFPSDEPHMTVRKGMETGSNALVMTDGWVSHDSHNNDAVNYNQDGTAGNRFICSFCGKTLACLKNLKTHLRVHTGEKPFSCMQCGKRFSDSSNLKRHQSVHTGERRYGCSHCGKRFAQSGSLKVHLSIHKGCKQFRCPQCEKTFISANHLKRHISVHDGEESILPTTFQ
- the LOC115112940 gene encoding zinc finger protein 616-like isoform X2, yielding MLPNKDSTNLPETPCLCQSVPAHLSPALLSVCPLLPDLPNDIMFTVIYWGGHIIFFPGWGDRVPPVPPGISAYGKPAALDERKSKSPTIKEERREEAWDNHNKRERLSTGALNPCVGGERHSNIDTEAAQSISKQENASSCLWVSGETDNSLLPESNENMSVNKRSQTPALEDGDGILDHAGFDCMMFEPPRQLGTLSTQGPGADLPECSYSHVDVVPLNSESENSFPFSMNKVSRSITEHKQPVAYRDNRQRVPFPSDEPHMTVRKGMETGSNALVMTDGWVSHDSHNNDAVNYNQDGTAGNRFICSFCGKTLACLKNLKTHLRVHTGEKPFSCMQCGKRFSDSSNLKRHQSVHTGERRYGCSHCGKRFAQSGSLKVHLSIHKGCKQFRCPQCEKTFISANHLKRHISVHDGEESILPTTFQ